The DNA segment CGGCCACCTTCGTCGAGGCGATCAGCGGGCCCGAGGCGATCGCCGCCTTCCGGCTGACCGCGATCGTGGCCGGATCGGCGGTGGTGATCAACACCGTCTTCGGGGTGGGCGCGGCGTTGCTGCTGGCCCGTTATCGCTTTCGGGGCCGGCGGCTGATGGACGTGCTGATCGACCTGCCGATCTCGGTGTCGCCGATCATCGTGGGGCTGGCGCTGATCCTGGCGTTCGGCTGGACCACCGGCTGGTTCGGCCCGGCGCTGCAGGCTGGCGGCGTGCAGCTCATCTTCGCCACTCCCGGCATGGTGCTGGCGACCGCGTTCGTGTCGCTGCCGCTGGTGGTCCGCGAGGTGCTGCCGGTGCTCACCGAGACCGGCCTGGAGCAGGATCAGGCCGCCCGGTCCCTCGGCGCCAACGCCGTGCAGCGGTTCCGCCGGATCACCCTGCCCACCATCAAGTGGGCGCTGGCCTACGGTGTGGTGCTGAGCGTGGCCCGGGCGCTGGGGGAGTTCGGCGCCGTCCGGGTGGTCTCGGGCAACGTCGGCGGCCAGACCCAGACGGTGACGCTGCTGGTCGACGAGCGCGCCGAGCAGTTCGAGCCGGGCGCCTACCAGCTCTCGGTGGTGCTGATCGCGGTGGCCGCGCTGAGCATCGTGATCATCTCGATCATCCGTCCTCGCGAGCAGAGTGAGAAGTAGCCAGATGGGCATTCAGACCCGGGGTATCACCAAGCGGTTCGGCGACTTCGTCGCGCTGGCCGACATCGACCTCGACGTGGCGAGCGGGCAGCTGACCGCGCTGCTCGGTCCCAGTGGCGGTGGCAAGTCCACCCTGCTGCGGATCATCGGCGGCCTGGAAGAGGCCGACAGCGGGTCGGTGGTGATCGACGGCGTGGAGGCCACCGACATCCCCGCTCAGCGCCGCAACGTCGGTTTCGTCTTTCAGCACTACGCGGCGTTCAAGCACCTGTCGGTCTACCGCAACGTCGCCTTCGGCCTGGAGATCCGCAAGCGGCCCAAGGCCGAGATCCGGCAGCGGGTGCACGAGCTGCTGCAGCTGGTGCACCTGGACCAGTTCGCCGACCGGCTGCCCTCCCAGCTGTCCGGCGGCCAGCGGCAGCGGATGGCGCTGGCCCGGGCGCTGGCCGTCGAGCCGAAGGTGCTGCTGCTGGACGAGCCGTTCGGCGCGCTGGACGCCAAGGTGCGCAAGGAGCTGCGGGACTGGCTGCGCCGGCTGCACGACGAGGTGCACGTCACCACCGTGTTCGTCACCCACGATCAGGAGGAGGCGTTGGAGGTCGCCGACTCGCTCGTGGTGATCAACCACGGCCGGATCGAGCAGGTCGGCAGCCCGAACGAGCTCTATGACCACCCGGTCAACGATTTCGTGATGGGCTTTCTCGGCCCGGTGACCCGGCTGGGCGAGCACCTGGTCCGCCCGCACGACATCGAGGTGCTGACCGCCGACAGCACCGGCGCGGCGCCGGCCAGCGTGCAACGGCTGAGCCGGGTGGGCTTTCAGGTCCGGGTCGAGCTGCGCGCTGACGGGCCGGGGCTCGGCGGGGCAGCTGACGGTGGGTCCAAGCCCGGTGAGTTCGACACCGCCGTGCAGCTGACCCGTGGCCAGGCCGACGCGCTGGACCTGCGGGTCGGCAGCCGGGTGTGGCTGCGCCCGGCGCGCGACGCCAGCGTGCTGACCGTCGGCTGAGCCGGGGCCAACAGCAGCTCAGCCGGTCAGCGCGGCTGAGTGGCCGGGACGCGTGGCTTTCCTAGTTTCCCACCGGGTTTGAGAGATAATGCCGGGGTGGAGATCTCAGCGAAGAGCGACTACGCGGTGCGGGCGTTGCTGGCGCTGGCGGCCCGGGCGCCGAACCTGGTCAAGATCGATGTCGTGGTGAGTGAGCAGCAATTGCCTCGCAAGTTCGTCGAGGCGATCCTGGGCGACCTGCGCCGAGCCGGCATCGTCCGCTCGATGCGCGGCTCCGACGGCGGCTACGCCCTGGCCCTGCCGGCCAGCGACATCTCGATCGGCTCGGTGATCCGAGCCGTCGACGGGCCGTTGGCCGAGGTCCGGGGACTGCGTCCGGACGAGATGAACTACACCGGCCTGGCCGAGCACCTGCCCGGCCTCTGGGTGGCGGTGCGGGCCAGCCTGCGCAAGGTGCTGGACGAGACCTCGCTGCAGCAGCTGCTCACCGGCAAGCTGCCGCCGCACGTGCGCAAGATGGTGGATGATCCGCAGGCCTGGGCCCGGCGCGGCCGGTAACGCCCGAGCCATTTCGAGCCGGCAACGCAGATGATGGTCGAGGTCGTGCTCGGCGACATCACCGAGCAGCGGGTCGACGCCATCGTCAACGCCGCCAACTCCAGCCTGCTGGGCGGTTCCGGAGTGGACGGGGCGATCCATCGCCGGGGCGGGCCGGAGATCGGCCAGGCCTGCCGGGCGTTGCGCGCCGGTTCCCATCTGCACGGGTTGCCGACCGGTCAGGCGGTGCCGACAACCGCCGGCCGGCTGCCGGCCCGCTGGGTGATCCAC comes from the Jatrophihabitans sp. genome and includes:
- a CDS encoding sulfate ABC transporter permease subunit translates to MAERAVTAPAGASALEAGGPPAPAGERASRPVTARPTRRRRRTSRSRWALRLVAMGYVGILVALPVGLVLWRTIDQGAATFVEAISGPEAIAAFRLTAIVAGSAVVINTVFGVGAALLLARYRFRGRRLMDVLIDLPISVSPIIVGLALILAFGWTTGWFGPALQAGGVQLIFATPGMVLATAFVSLPLVVREVLPVLTETGLEQDQAARSLGANAVQRFRRITLPTIKWALAYGVVLSVARALGEFGAVRVVSGNVGGQTQTVTLLVDERAEQFEPGAYQLSVVLIAVAALSIVIISIIRPREQSEK
- a CDS encoding Rrf2 family transcriptional regulator; protein product: MEISAKSDYAVRALLALAARAPNLVKIDVVVSEQQLPRKFVEAILGDLRRAGIVRSMRGSDGGYALALPASDISIGSVIRAVDGPLAEVRGLRPDEMNYTGLAEHLPGLWVAVRASLRKVLDETSLQQLLTGKLPPHVRKMVDDPQAWARRGR
- the cysA gene encoding sulfate ABC transporter ATP-binding protein; protein product: MGIQTRGITKRFGDFVALADIDLDVASGQLTALLGPSGGGKSTLLRIIGGLEEADSGSVVIDGVEATDIPAQRRNVGFVFQHYAAFKHLSVYRNVAFGLEIRKRPKAEIRQRVHELLQLVHLDQFADRLPSQLSGGQRQRMALARALAVEPKVLLLDEPFGALDAKVRKELRDWLRRLHDEVHVTTVFVTHDQEEALEVADSLVVINHGRIEQVGSPNELYDHPVNDFVMGFLGPVTRLGEHLVRPHDIEVLTADSTGAAPASVQRLSRVGFQVRVELRADGPGLGGAADGGSKPGEFDTAVQLTRGQADALDLRVGSRVWLRPARDASVLTVG